Within Lytechinus pictus isolate F3 Inbred chromosome 7, Lp3.0, whole genome shotgun sequence, the genomic segment TAAGAGCAGCTGATTTTCTATCAGAGCAAATAATTGTCACCGAAACAATTGACTTGGATCCGACGATTCCACATTCGTAGACAAGGCATTAAGTGAATCCtaaccacaaaaaaaattattttcggtTTTTCTTTTTCGGTGAACCTTCATATTTAGGATCATTTTGGCGGATTGCTTGTCGAAAAACATTTCAACATTATCTTTGATTGAATTCTCACCGTTGAGTTGACCCCATCCTTGTTCACCATCATAACATCCCTACAGCCAGCATGACATGCTGTGGCGTAAGTAAGACCGTCTGATCCACACACTGGCACGAAATCTGGCGCGcaatcacattccacattgcAGCTCGCAGTAAGATCGTCTGCGtactctacgttcgttggtagaGTGTTAAATGGTGACGGGCTGTTGAAAATATAGACCCACATCGAATCCAATGAATGAACAGTGTCGTTTAACATGTTTTATAAGAAACAAGATCCATATACCGTGTAAGTAAAAAAACCCTTAACACCTCAAAAATCCTCCATTTAAGGAGAAAATATGTCATGGACACATAATAGTGGCatgaaagagtatcttctcccaaataatttatttatgtggtatgtattcacgcttggatgatcaggaggtCTTCTTTGTAGTGATGTAAATtctgatttgcgccaaagtaaggcatgactgcaataaatgaatccagatgtcaatgatgtcataatcttATAAGGATTGCATTAAAATTCATTTCCAATAATTgacattataattgtttaataaacactttttagtatcaattATCAAGCTAATTTGATTGAAAAGGGATTTACAGATATTTTACTAACcgatgtaggattatgacaccATTTGCATccggattcattcattgcagtcatgccttactttggcgcaaatcaaaagtGGCATCACTGCAAAGAAGACCCCCTGATCATCCAAGCATGAatacataccacataaataaattatttaggagAAGATTCTTTTTCAGGCAATATACATTAATCATGAAATActttttccttaaattggggatttgtgagatGTCATGGTTTTTTTACGCACACTGTACAATTATTTACTAattaatctataaaaaaaatgatataatggTTGAGCTAACATCTTCCCCGTACCCTGAAGCGTCGCGGCGCCACATTACGTTTGAAGAAAAATTGCCCGTATAAAATCAAGTTTGGAGGCTTATGTCTAAAAATAAAGTTACAAATTCCTCTTACCTGACTGCGTTTGAGTCGGTGTGGTACGGGACAACTAGACCAGCGTTGCTTGGATTATCACAGCCGAGCCAGTAAAGCACAGGGGAAAGGATCACAAGTATTGTATAGATCATAAGGATCATCTTGGCACATCCCTTGCTGTTCAGTTTGAGTTTCCGAACGATGAGACTTGCAAAGATGTTACCCAAGATTGGTCCAGGCAGCATCATCATACCTGAAAAGGGGTTAAAGAAAAACGAATTTAATGAAAGAGGCCTTTTTCTTTACACAGAATACTTAATTTCACCAAAGAACGGTGGTTACAGATAAGGTAATAGGTAACAGTCATTcgtttatttgtttaaaaaaaattacgttACATGAATTGTTTATGTAttcatatatatcatattgttcattaattattttctttatttatatattttatttcattttatcgtgttgatgatttttttttataagatcATTTCTTGACAGAGGACTATGGCAGAAATATGGAAGTGTGCAATAGCTGATGTACTTGGACTCGTTATTGGTAAATGATGCATGGACAAAATcatgtatatttgtttatttttcataaaggaTGTATTGGATCTTTGTTATCAACCAAATCtcaaattttgaaatcatgaCCGGTACTTTATTCGGCCCTGACATTTCAGAATTAACTGCGATTTTGTTTATCCGATCACGTCAACAATgttcaacaaaaataaatcaatctttTTACTCGGATCCGCGTCACCATCTTATGAAAAATATAGAGTTCGGAAAACATTGTTGCACGCTGAAATAGGATAATGATAAAGGACTGGTTGGTTATCTTGCCCTTCAAAAGGGGAATAAACAATactctgataaaaaaaaatgttccagaTTATTATAGTTTGTTACCAAACAACATAGAAGACTTGGCAGGTGGAAGCCGGAACTGGGTGTACATGAACTTTGGGCCGAAGATAAACCACCCCACGTGACCTGTTAGCTCTGAACATGTCGCAAGGAATACAGACATGGCTGTAACATTCGTGACGATTCTTCTGAGGGTTTGGAAGAAGTCTGCAAAGACAAAAGTATCCCAAATGTAATGTCCATTTGGATGCTGATTTGTAGTTTTGTATGCAGCTAGAAATAATAAATAGTTGAAACATATACTTACCCTTCCTTTGCTTATCAAATCTGGGGGTGTAACATAAATGGATAGTCTTGAATAACTTTTTGTAGCTGATTTGCAATAGACAACAGTTACATTTTAAGTGAAAAGTTGATTATATCTCTTTATGTTGGAGGGTATATCGTCATTTGATCTAAAGATATCTCGACGGAACATCCGAAGACTGCATATTAAAGAGATATAGGCCCTATAACACTATTATGaccagtaggggaaggcggggtaagttgtgacactttttgcattttgcatgttagaattgatatgactaataatattgtagaaataagttaccttgcctttaaatttgattcttgggaaatatttttcacgtatatataactttctacccccacactgaaattcattgtgacctttgaaaaaaacgatgtcaaatggctcaacttgccccatatgttgggtaagttgtgccaccttctggggtaagttgagccacaaaaactatgtacaaaatgtatgcgggaagaagcagcatgtcaattttttatttcaagtcttttcacttgctaattctctataaatactaacatcctctaaaagtaaaagaactgtcatgtgaatttacacctttctgcctgcatatcaatggtttttcaattttttttttcatttttattaccataaacattaccatggctcaacttgccccatgttggctggctcaaagtaccccagtccgaacttaatgcgatattttcacatccacacatttcttatgcatccattatttaaaagaatatgacaagaatgaagattcATACCTGGACTatcaatattgttcttatttctttattatatttaaagatgtGTGTAGGTAAAAAGCACTCCTCTAttttacacccttttttacttttttggctgaaattttccgtcaattttttttttttttttcaaagtcgaAAACAATATGGTTGGGTAAAGGGTTATGTTAttaccgaggttttttacctgactgctaagaaagcacgaatgcctgtgagcaagcaaccaggggaccaacggcttaaggtcctctccgagggacctggtaatgaggataaatgccttaccaaagggcactagcgcaccacttgggaatcgttatgtaatgggtcatcaatgcaTGACACCATCATTGTGTCTGACTccttcattattggcctgggggtgttggctcaacttgcccctatgctcaacttaccccgccttcccctacatatGCAAGAGTGcagattatcatgattatagtgTCATGAAGGCTCACCTGAAAGGAAATCAGTAAGTCCTTGATCCTGCCGAATCTCAGTTCTTGTTGTGAAGATCGCGTGAACATCAATATCCCCTTCCTTTCCGTTTTGCTCAATTGCTTTCGCCTTTTCTTCTTTGCTCCCATCTACATCAACGTCGGTATCTTCGGCTTTTCTCCGCATGGTCTtcggaaagaagaaaaaggggataCTAACGATGATGAGCATGCCACCATTAATGATGAACCCCAGCCACCAGGCCCCGATGTAGTATGGGTGACCCTGCGGAACAGCGGGAGGAGGAACCGAAGGGTCGTAGAAGAAGGTCGGGCGAGCCAAGCAATTGGTCGCCAACATGAAACCTGTCGTAGGTCCTAATGCAAACGTGCTGAAGATGATGCCTGggtagaaaatatgaaaaaataagtaACAAGATTCTGGTAATATGAATCTGGAGGATCTAGGAATATCATGATGACAactcaggcgcgtagccagggggggcggtgggggcgttcgcccccccccccccaaaaaaaaaaaaaacgtccccaaaaagaaaaaaagaagggaaaaaagagaggaaaaaaagaaaagggaaggaaggaaagggaagaaaggtagctatgtcgggttttttttctttttattctttattttttttctcaaaagagaaactccttcactcttgctctaaatttatatatgaattttgcttccgcgctgcgcgcggttaaatgacaataattgatgtgtctccattttttctccaccctttctctaaccctgcttttccacctcagctatatgtgtttcttgccagttaaagttcaaatgtatagaaTAGGGCATGGAATtcgagtaaggttaggccgaagtatatgaagttatctttttttttaattgatcgcgcaacttctggtcgggtcggctccgggcgggtaaaatctttatataaatttctgccgtcacctccataaagtcaacttctcctgcttttcaggtcattactaaacaaccataatttggggcaaacaggttcctaatttaaaaagaggaatgtataaaattcgtgtcgtattaaataaaaaagtacaatatttttttttcaaattctattaatcttcatgttatttccctgcacattcatctcctgtcctgtatttttcccctcagtgtgaaattttgaatgacacttaggtttctttataattcaaatgaagcgcttcaggataagtcaaagaaattaggcatccttttttatataattttaataaatcacagaagtttcaactttttgcgcactattttccttgtaaatgaagttcaataatcttaggaaatcaattgaattagagccgatggggtattagatatatctgcatttgatgaaacgtccgcccttcgaaatttcagagttttattgctctgcgcggggaggaatatcttcctccctgcatatacacttcttttcctctgttttgcgagttaaagatatgcactgtcgctaaattgtttgtaatcaaatctgatatttccaagggaagtattcaatatatctttgagaatacccttttctcgggacccttttcatggcaaaaaaattgataaaacgctttagcttccgcgctttgcgcgggttattatgattttaatttcctccattgtattcctttttgtgcgttcacaatcaattttgaaaacaaggttcaaaatcacaatatagtcaactgaattggagctgatataggtactagagacaagagagacggctccttttcattttaatttatgaaacaccaaaagcttcgcgcttcgcgcgggagggggaaactccccctccctgcacccaccccctagggagcgcgctctgtaagtgttggcacgcttcgcgtgcatttaccgccccctccaaaatgaaatcctagcTACGCGGTTGTGACAACTTGATAAACCTTGTCCTTCCTACAAAGTCATTCCTAAAACCTAATCAATCCAAGTCATCGGAAGAAGccctggtgtagtggttctgactatCGCCTTGTAAATAGAGGGTCGTgttttcgaatcccaccgcggtgtAGCGTCCTCTGGCAAGGCGTTCATCCACGCTTTGCCACTCggctcgacccaggtgctaaatgggtaatcggtaggatgtgaaagttattgtatgtttgaatttgccagcgcggCCATTATGAGGCTGCGATTAATGCATGGAAtgttccccagggagtggaaattgtgtacttttcgtgcgggattaaaatgaatccaatgaccggggtaattaataatatgctgtaaagagCTTTGAGCCATTATGAGAAAGGTGCTATATAAAAACCAGCtatacttattattatcatgctgCAATAACATTTAACTAACTGGATATATAGTAAgttccataggcggatccagggggggggggcgaggggcccaccccccccccccttattggcggagcaaaaaaaaaggaaagaaaggggggaaaaaggagggaaaagagtggagaaaaaagaagaggaggaagacgagtgaataaaataaaagatgagggaaaacttggaaaataaaaagaatctttcatgtcactatataaaattttcgttggcgcttcgcgctcgcattgcctgctagctgattttcatatcttgttcaatatggattttaaatatcaagtttgaaaatcaatatacaaaacatatttcatctcggaaatcgaaatttcattattttgtgtgatttacaaattgatttttttaaagtgctctgtaaaaatgtcagttttatggtctggatatcaacattttctgctcgcgctgcgcgctcgtaaattttgatttatcaggtacctattattttcgtgtattccataaagtttttaaaatatcccttttcaggtctaattatttgtcaaaacgtatcagctagcactgcacgctcgcattttgattggcgagttatgtatttctcaatattgattatacaacaaactaatTAAAGGCCTCTTTTcatgacagtgtaaaaaaaaatagcctcGCAATttacgctcgcattaatggttagaatatattaactgatgcatcctatttataattacaaaagtgtttGAAATGTCCAGTGTTTAGGctataatatcatcagatttcgcgccctcattaggcattaataaataagatattaatttaataattaaattgtccctttagtttcatctcgcgcttagcaagaggaataggaagacagccatcattgtcatatgatgacatgtcctaaggatgtcccggtcctatgtcaaaactcaaagtaattataatgaaaaatatcagttcTTTATTaagatccatatccacctcacaattttcctacaaagtgcttgaaatatagagctgaaattgactcttttttcagatcggaatatcaaaatagtttaagctcgcgcttcgcgctcgttttgattttcatgataaaatatgtatttagaatgcctagattctaggtctaaataagAAACACATGCGCGCATGATTACTCAGACACTCAACTTgctctctattcaaatcattatccagtttcagatcacaatatcaaaaatgttctgctcgcgctctgtgctcgcattattaatgcaGGAAATCCCCCATTACTCATTCttgtcatgatttacaaaacatgaatagagtgtcccatttttagttCTAAATCTTTAACAGGTACcctttccatcagttcattgcTGCTCACGTTTCGCGTtcatagtaattatttagttgcatacacatctttatAACAAActttgcccagaatgttcaaatttcaggaaaaaacacataagatttccaaaaaaattagctcgcgcttcgcgctcgcattacataaataaagattatgatattatatatttatgttgagttataagaataaagctaagaagtgactaatacgactaccccttcaaataaacaaaaaattcatcttcgagcggccgatcggggaaaatatggctggaaaaaaatccgccccccccccctattggcgaaggctggatccgcccctgagttCATCAAAAGGAAGGAGACATTATTGCCATATAACGAtccataattatgatgaaaaagtGCATTCACtgcaaaactccggtgttgatttaacaccattCTGGAATCTATATTATGTCCAccccagagaagtattgaaacaccAGTTttgaatcaaaccgatgctgttttaatactaattggtgttgtataaacacctatctggtgttagaccaaaacggaACTGGTggtgtttaacacttctctggtgtggacatacacttctctggtgtggacatacatatatatgtccacaccagagaagtgttaaacaacaccagttccgttttggtctaacaccagataggtgttgatttaacaccagagtttttgcagtttCGGGCAGACTAATATAGACTGAATAGATTCAACCATTCGGCACTCCAGTGTGTATccatctatacacaacaaaaaaagtaagtcccccccttaaacaaacatcaataatttccgaaccaatgcgagtttttaatatatttttacatgagcgtgtaggtaattttataagctaccctctgagtaaacgttatggacgtatttcatttcatgcttcagtgagcaccgtcagaaggcaaaaatgtcacttttcaaaagtcacaagccaaatatcatgactttgattccattttattggaactaattccacatttctcatcataaaaaatagtcagaaggcttgtaaaaggtactctctaaaagacgatacaacttttttggttaaatttcacggttgaataaacacaagtccaaatttgctataatttgactgtttacacatttatatcaataaaaatgatagaatatgatgacagttatttttggaagagtttcttcaacaatattcatcgtttcacggttcaatgaacatttatggaaaacaaaaaatacgattttcaaatatcataggcaagtattggttcattttgggaactgaaaatgatcttttctcaactttttcgttatgttcatgaccaattaacatgcttcaatgattcaaaggcgtttaattaaatatccacgcttgaacgaacatgtggaatgcgattagctctttttttacgttattggaaaaaatgcaatttgttactatggatatctgtcacaaacctccttgcatagttcatttgatttgatttttaagaaaatcacgatgtttaatgcatcagtgagcacacaatattcgaaaattatgcaaatgagaagaaagttcaaggccttggccccactctgtgtcgtatcaaatggttattttggtgtgcgcgccttttggatagtgttactctgaagccatgtacgaagtttcatgaaataactattggcagaagtaacaaaatccgtccatgaaacaaaccctcatttcatattttga encodes:
- the LOC129264908 gene encoding solute carrier organic anion transporter family member 5A1-like, encoding MLATNCLARPTFFYDPSVPPPAVPQGHPYYIGAWWLGFIINGGMLIIVSIPFFFFPKTMRRKAEDTDVDVDGSKEEKAKAIEQNGKEGDIDVHAIFTTRTEIRQDQGLTDFLSDFFQTLRRIVTNVTAMSVFLATCSELTGHVGWFIFGPKFMYTQFRLPPAKSSMLFGMMMLPGPILGNIFASLIVRKLKLNSKGCAKMILMIYTILVILSPVLYWLGCDNPSNAGLVVPYHTDSNAVSPSPFNTLPTNVEYADDLTASCNVECDCAPDFVPVCGSDGLTYATACHAGCRDVMMVNKDGVNSTIFVECSCIPKIYHNTTIVGEGVLNSGFASPGECPWSCDRLYYFLGMMLTGSLLGSTVYNPAFMLQFRSHREEDRSTALGFSNVLMKLVAFIPGPVYFGAIIEQTCLLFQESCGKTGNCLVYDIKAFRLVFTLFSSCGRILAFTFFFIAFLSVRQQKKEEEGFIKMHPLPTKRTASEDLVETERKYTTV